In Actinomadura luteofluorescens, the sequence CCTGACCAGGACGACGAGGGGCACTGGCTCCCCGGCCTGCCGTCCAGGGCGCATCGCCGCTACCACGACCTGTTCGGCCGGCACGGCATCGACCTGCTGGACACGGCCGAACGCGGTGACTCCGACGCGGCCTGCCGGCTGGGGATCCTGCTGCTGTGCCACGACCGGCCCGCCGAGGCGCACGCGTGGCTGACGTCGGCCGCGGCGGCGGGCGACGAGGCCGCGAAGGTCCTGGTCAACGCCGAGCCGGGCCAGCGCAGGCCCATGGCCGCCGAACTCGCCTACGAGTTCACCCTCCCCGGCTACCGGCAGGACCGCAGCCGGGACGACCCCGGGACCCCGACCGGGGCCGAGACCTACTACCGTGCCGCCGCCCGTGCCGGGCACCCGGGCGCGACCGTCCGCATGGGGCTGATCTACGAGGCCCGCGGCGAAGCGGCCGCCGCGCAGTACACCTTCGCCGAAGCCACCCGCCGTCACCACGACGCCCACGCGCACTTCACGCACCTCAACGCCCCGGACGTCCGGCGCCGCCCTCCGGAGCAGACGACCTGACACGGAGGGCGGACCGCGTTCGTCAGCGAGGGTTGCCGGCGCGCCAGGCGACGTAGTCGGCGACCGCCGTGGCGACGTCGAACTCCGGCGTGAAGCCGGTGTCCGCGGTGAGCCGGGCGATGTCGAGGTAGGGGTCCTCGCCGGGCCCGTTCCGCCGTCCGGGCAGCAGGTCGAGCCGCAGACCGGGCGTGACCGCCTCGAGCGCGGCCGCGAACTCGCGGTTGGCGACCGGACGGCCGCTGGAGACGTTGTAGGTGTCGTGCCGCAGGGTCGGTGCCTCCATCAGCAGGGCGATCGCGCGCCCGGCGTCCGGCGCGTAGCAGCAGTCGCCGCCGTCGTCGGCGTGCGGCGGCGCCGGCCGCTCGCCGCGGAGCACCGCGCTGATGTACGGCGGGACGTGGAAGAACGGTGACTCCGGGTCGACGAGCGGCCCCCAGATGGTCCCGATCCGGAGCACGACCGGCTGGACGCCGCTGCCCTGGAGCGCGTGCGTGGTGAGCGGCTCCACGGCCTTCTTGAAGGCGATGATCAGGTGCGGCAGGTCCGCGGTGGGGAGCGCGAGCTCCTCCCGCCAGGGGATCTCGGAACGGCCGATGTACGCGCCGAGGCTGCTCGCGACGGCGAACCTGCGGACGCCCCAGGCGCGGGCGGCGTCCAGCGCGTTGAGCAGGCCGGTCGTGTCGGTGCGGAAGTAGCGGACCGGGTCGTCGCCGGGGATGCTGCCTGCCAGGTGGACGATGTCGCTGATGTCGTGACGGTCGGCGAGGCCGAGGAAGGCGTCCCGGTCGGTGACGTCGAGGTGTTCCACCGTGACCCGTCCGGCGAGGAAGGACGGGACCTCGCTCCGGCGGTGCGAGGTGACGACGACCTCGTGCCCGAGGTCGGTGAGCGCGCGGGCGGTGTGGGCGCCGATCATGCCCAGCCCTCCGGTGACGAGGATCATCGGGCCACCTCGTAGTGGAGGTGGGTCACGCCGGGAGCCGCGACGGCCTCCAGCAGCCGGAGGCTCACGTGCTCGGGAAGCTCGCGGAAGAAGGCGTGACCGCCGCCGAGCAGGACGGGCACCTGGTGGAGGATCATTTCGTCGACCAGGCCCGCCTCCAGCGCGGAGGTCAGCACCCCGCCGCCCATGAGGGCGACGTCCTTGTCCCCCGCGGCCTCGCGCGCCGCCGCGACCGCGTCCTCGATCCCGCCGGTGACGAGGGTCTGCTTCTCGCCGATCCCGGGAACGGGCCCGTGGCTGAGGACGAAGAGCGGTGCCGTCGGGTGGGGGCCGTCGCCTCCCCAGCGCCCGGAGTGCTCCCAGGTGACGCGCCCCGCCACCACCGCCCCCACGCGGGCCGCGGCAGTGTCGAAGACGCGCCTGCTCTCCTCGCTCAGCTTGAACCCGTCGAACTCGCCGCTCGGCGTGTCCCCGTCGAAGTACCAGTCGAAGAGCATCGGCGCGTCACCGAGACCGCGGTCGAGTTCCTTCTCTCCTTCGGGGGTGCGGCCGCTGATGTAGCCGTCCACCGAGACGGCATGGGCGCTGAGAACCCTGCTCATGTCTTCACCTTCGTTGACGTTGGAGTGCGTGCGTTGGATGCGGTTCAGCGGTCGGCCCGGTCGTAGAGCAGGCAGATCGCGCCGCTCTCGGTGACCTGGCTGGAGGTCAGCGTCCACGACGCGGACGGGCCGTCGGGGAACAGCCGGGCGCCGCCGCCGACGAGCTCGGGGCACAGCGTGATGCTCAGCCGGTCCACCTCTCCCGCCTGGAGGAGGCCGCGGATCACGCTGGAACTGGCCAGCACGATGATGTCGCCGCCCTCCTGCTCGCGCAGTCGCTTGACCGCCGTGACCGGGTCGGTGCCGGCGAGGCGCGCGTTGTCCCAGGCGGCCTCCGTGAGCGTGCCGGAGAAGACGACCTTCTCGACCGCGTTGAGCCAGCGGGAGAACTCCCGGTCCCGCGGGTCGGCGCTGTCGTCGTCGGCGACGGCGGGCCAGAACCCGGCGAAGCCCTCGAAGTTCTTGCGGCCGAGCAGGGCGGTGGTGGCGGTGCCGGTGACCGCCACCATGTGGTCGCGGGACGCCGACGTCATGGCGTGGGGGACGATCCAGCTCATGTCGTACTCGCCGCCGGGGCCGTTCACCCGGCCGTCCAGGGACAGCGTGATGTTGGCGGTGACCGTGCGATGGGCGTTCTGTCCGGTCATCGGACGGTTCCTTTTCGGTCGTGGGTAATACCCCTTCACAGTGGCGGCACCGATGGCAGGCTGTCGTCGTCAGAGTTGGTGACATCCGGTCCGGGCTTGGAGGGGGCGATGACCGGTTCTGTCGTCAGCCCCGTGCTGGTCGGACGGGACGACGAGATCGCCGTGCTGCGTGCGGCCTACGAGAGGGCGCGGGCGGGCGGCCCCTCGACCGTCCTGGTCGGCGGGGAGGCGGGCATCGGCAAGTCGCGGCTGGTGGCCACGGCGACGGGGGAGCTGCCCGGCGATCCGCTGGTGCTGTCCGGGGGATGCCTGGAACTCGGCTCCGAGGGCGCCCCGTACGTACCGTTCGTCGCCGTCCTGCGCGATCTGGTGCGCCGCCTCGGCCGCGACCGGGTGGCGGCGCTGCTCCCGCCGGGCGGGGCCGCGCTCGGCGACCTGCTGCCCGACCTCGGCCCGGCGCCCGCGCGGTACGGGCCGGCCAGGCTGCTGGAGGAGATGCTGACGCTGCTGGCCCGCGCGGCGGAGGCACGGCCCGTCGTCGTGCTGGTCGAGGACCTCCACTGGGCGGACGCGTCGAGCCGCGAGATGTTCGCTTACCTGGCCCGCAACCTGGCGGGCGCCGCGGTGCTGCTGGTCGGCACCGTCCGCACCGGCGAACTGGCCGCCCGGCATCCGAACCGGCGGACGCTGGCCGAGCTGGCCCGTGGCGGCGCGGTGGCGCACGTCGTCCTCGGCCCGCTGGAGCCCCGGCACGTCACCGCGCTCCTGGCGGCCGTGGACGGGCGGCAGCCCGACCCGGCGCGCAGCGTCCGCGTCCACCGGCGCAGCGGCGGCAACCCGCTGTTCGTCGAGGCGCTGAGCACCGCGGGCGAGACGCCGCCGGGCGACCTGCGCACGCTCCTGCTCGCCCGCGTCACCGACCTGCCGGATCCGGCCCGCGAGGCGCTGGAGGCCATGGCGGTGGCGGGCGCCGAGCTGGACGACGACCTCGTCCGCGCGGTCGCCGGAGGGCCCGCCCGCGAGCTCGGGGACGCCCTCGTCGACCTGACCGAACGGGAGCTGGTGGTGGCGCGGGAGAACGGGTACGCGATCCGCCACGACCTCATCCGCGAGGCGGTGTACGACGCGTTGCCGCCGCCCCGGCGGCGGCGCATGCACGCCCGGTACGCCGCCGCCCTCGCCGGCCGCGCCGCGCCCGCCGACCCCACCGCGCCCGCAGACCCCACCGTGAGCGCCACGGCCCTGGCCCAGCACTGGACGGCGGCGGGCGAGTTCGAGCGGGCACTGCCCGCCGCATGGCGCGCCGCCGAGCGCGCCGGCCGCCAGAACGCCTACGACGAGCAGCTCCACCTGCTGGGGCTCGTCCTGGAGCACTGGCCCAAGGTGCCGGAGCCGGCCGAGGCCATCGGCGCCGGCCGGACGGACGTGCTGGAACGCGCCGCCACGGCTGCGTTCAACGCGGGCAGGTCGGGCGCCGGCGTCGCGTACGGCACCGCGGCGCTGGACGAGGTGGACCCGGCGGTGGAACCGGAGCGGGCGGCCCGGCTGCTCGGCCTGCGCGGCCGGCTGCAGAGCCGTATCAACGGCGGGGGGCGCGACGACCTGCGCCGGGCGGTCGCGCTGGCGCCGCCCGGGGCGTCGCGGGAGCTGCGCGCCCGGCTGCTGTCGGCCCTGGCGTTCGTGGAGTTCATGGCGCTCGACCTCGACGACTGCCGGGGGCACGCCACGCAGGCCCTGGACATCGCCGACCGCCTCGGCGACGACGCCCTGCGCGCGCCCGCCCTGCTGGTGCTGGGCGCGCTCCACGGCACGGACGGTGACCTGGACCAGGCGGCGAGCGCCTTCGCCGAGGCCCGTCGTGCCGCCGACGCGGCCGGTGACGCGTACACGTTCCTGACCACCTTCCAGTGGGAGTCGACCTTCCTGTGCGACGCCGGGCGGTACGAGGAGGCCGTCGAACTCGCCCGCACCGGCCAGTCGGCCGCCGGACGGCTCGGCCAGGCCCGGTCCCGCGGCAGCATGCTCGCCAACGCCCGCGCCGTCCCCCTGCTGTTCCTGGGGCGCTGGGACGAGGCCCTGCACGTCGTCGACGAGGCCCTCGCCCTGGCGCCGCCCCCGCTGTACGTCGCGTACCTGCGCCTGATCGCCGCCGACATCGCGCACCGGCGCGGTCAGAGCGAGCTGGGCGGGACGCTCCTGCGCCAGATCACAGAGTTCGCCGTGCACACCGTCGGCGCGGCGGAGGCGAAGGCCTGGCTGGCCCTGCTGCGCCTCGCCCGCGCGCTCGACGAGGACGACCTCGACGCGGCGGACCACATCGTGGGCGAGCATCTGGCGACGGCGCTGGACGCCTGGCCGCCTCAGGAGACGGCACGGCTCGCGGTGCTCGGCGCACGCGTGCAACGGGCCCGGCGCGCGGCCGCGCCGCGGAACCGGCGGGTCCAGGCCGAGACCGCGGAGCGGCTCGCGGACCTCGCCCGCATGCTCGGCTCGGTGCGCACTTCCACCCCGGTGCTCGACGCCTTCCGCCTCACCTTCCGCGCGCTGACGGGGAGCGGCGGACTGCCCGCCTGGGACGCGGCGGCCGCGGCCTGGCGCGATCTCGGCAACCGCCACGAGACCGCCGCGGTGCTGGCGGAGGCCGCGGCCGTCGCGCTCGCGTCGAACAACCGTCCCGGCGCCCGGTCCCGGCTGCGCGAGGCGCGCGCCATCGCCGCCGACCTGGGGGCCGCGCCGCTGCGGGCGCGCATCGACGACCTGGCGGCCCGCGGCCGCCTCACCGACGCCGAGGGCGGCACGCCCGACCACGCCTTCGGCCTGACCCCACGCGAACTCGACGTCCTGCGCCTCCTCGCGGGCGGACGGACGAACCAGCAGATCGCCGCGGAACTCTTCATCTCCGCCAACACCGTCGCCACCCACGTCACCAGGATCCTCACCAAGCTCGGCGCCGCGTCCCGCACCCAGGCCGCCGCCAAGGCCCGCGAGTCCGGCCTTCTGGACGGCCCGCCCTGACGCGGCGCGTTCAGCGAAGGAGGCGTTCGCCGTTCCGCGCGGGGATCCGGGTCGGCCAGGAAGCCGGCCAGGCGACGTCGTCGATCGCGAGCCACGGCGCGGCGGCCACGCCCGCGGGGGTGAGCCCGGAGAACGTCCTGATCTCGCGGTGCAGGTGGGACTGGTCGGCGTAGCCGCACTCGGCGGCGACTCCGGCCGCCGCGTGGCCCGCCGCGAGAAGGTAGGCGGCGCGGTCGAAGCGCACGAGCCGGGCGGCGCGTTTGGGCGTGATGCCGAGCTGGGCGCGGAAGCGTGACCAGAGGCGCTTGCGGCTCCAGCCGACCTCGCCGGCCAGGCCGTCGACCCGGACCCGCCCCCGGCCGGCGAGCGTCCGCAGCCAGGTGCGGGCGACCTCCGGGTCGACCGGCGTCCGGCCCCCCGGCCGCCGGCCGAGGACGTCCGCCGCGATCGTGAACCGCTCGTCCCACGAGGCCGCGGCGCGCAGCCTGTCCTCCACCCGGGCGGCGTCGCGGCCCCAGACGTCCTCCAGGGACGCGACCGTCCCGGTGAGCTCGGCCGACGGGCCGAGCACCGCGGCCGCCGCGACCGGCCCCAGCCGGATCTGGAGGCACTCGCCCACCTGCCCGCCCGCACGGAGGTCGCCCGGAAGGAGCCCGGCGACGAAGCTGCCGCGCCGGCGCAGGCCGGGGGTGCCGTAGACGATGCCTTCCCCGTCGCTCAGGTCGATGAGCAGGGTGACGGACGGGTGCGCGACCATCGCGATGTCCATGGGCGCGGGGAGGCGCTGCCGGAACCCGGCCATGGCGACCCCCGGCAGCCGGACGGACGGGGCGGGGACGGCGATGTCCACCGCCGTCCAGTCGGGTGGCGTCCCGGCCGGCGGCACGCGTCCATTCTAGGCCGGTGGCGTCAGCGGGCCCCCGCCGTGAAGTCCAGCAGCAGTTCGGCGGTCGCCCCGGGCGCTTCGAGCACGGGCAGGTGGCCCACGCCGGGCAGCATCTCGATCCGCGCGTCCGGCACCGCCCCGTACCGGTGCGCCGACGAGGGGTCCCAGCGGGGATCGGCCGCACCGAAGATCACCAGCAGCGGGACCCGGAGGGCGGCGAGCCGCTCGGGCACGCTCCGCTCGGCGAGGTAGGCGGTGTTGCGGCGCAGCACCGTCCTCATCGCCCGGTAGGTGATGGCCCGCACGCCGGTGACCAGGTCGTCCGGGACGTCCACCGGGCCGGCGGCCGTCGCGGCGATGCCGCGGCGGATCAGCGCGTCCGAGCGCGCATCCCGTGCGACTGCTCGACGTCGAACTGTGTCATACGGAGACCATGCACGGGCGGTCGCCCACCGGTCTTGGACAAATGTTCCCGGCGGTCATCACCGAGCCGCCGGGAGGAAAGCGGCTTCCGTCAGACGACCGTCGCGGGCTGCTCGCGGGGTGTCAGCCTGAGCCGCACCACCGTGGGAATCGACTCGCGTTCGAGTGCGGCGTGGAGTCGCGGGAGGGCCTCGTCCTGGATGCGGCGCCGCAGCTCGGCGGGATCCGCCTCCTGGCCGTAGAGGATGCTCAGCCGCAGCCCGGCCCCCTGGGACGAGCGGACCAGCAGGGCCCGCGCCCTGCGCACTCCCGGGTACTCGCCGATCTCGGCCTCCAGCGCGTCCGTGACGGCCTTGGCCTCCACCCGCGTCGCGCCGGCCCTGATGTCCGGCTCCAGCGAGAGACCCCGCACCCGGCTCGAACGGAGTTGGGCGAGCATCCAGGACAGCCCCAGCAGCGCCAGGACGACGGCCACCGCGGCGACGGCGGGCCAGAACCAGCCGTGGCCGTCGGCGAAGCGGCGCGCCTCCGCGGTGAGCACGGGGCCGGAGGCCCGCGCCTTCCCGAAGGCGCCCAGGCCGCGGGCGAGGCCGAGCCCCCCGGCGGCGGCGAGGACGAGGCCGAGGATCACCAGGCCCGTGCGGTTGACGTGCGCGTTGCGGCGGTCCATCAGGCCTCCCGGTGCTTCATGCGCACCGCGACGGAGCGGGCGGGGAGGGGGTCGAGCCGGTCGAGCCGCTCCCGCACCGCCCTGGTGATCTCCGCGTCCAGGCCCGTGGGCTCGCGCACGGGCGTCTTCGCGACGACCCGCACCCGCCGGCGCCCCAGCCGGACCCTGCTGACGCCCGACACCCCCGGCGCGCCTTCGGCCGCGGCGGCGACGGAGCGCTTGAGCCCCCGCCTGCTCACGCCCATCATCAGGCTCGGATCCCGCCCGTGCAGCGGGACGATCCGCGACCTGCCCGGCAGCACGGCGGCCAGCACGAACCACACACCGATCAGCGCCAGGGCGGCGAAGATCGCGCGAGCGTACACGCCGTCCCAGTTCGCGTCCCGCACCCACCCGTAGGGGAAGATGTGCGCCGGGTGGCCCAGGGCCGCCGAGATGACCTCGATCGCCGTCAGCACGCCGGCCGCCGTCATCAGCAGCGCGGCGGCGAGGGCCGGAACGACCCGCTGCGAGCGGAACGTGTGCCTGGCCGCCCGGTCGGCCTTCCTTGTCGCGGCCGGCCGCGTGCTCGGCTCCGTGGCGGGCCGCGCCCCGGCGTGGGCGGTCACAGCACGGTCCTCTCGCCCGCGGAGGGCCGCCCGAGTTCGGCCACCTCGATGTCCACCTGACCGACGGTGAGACCGGTCAACTCCGCCACCCGCTCGCGCACCCTCTGGCGCACCTCGCGGGCGACCGCGCGGACCGGCATCGGGTAGGCCACCGACAGCGCCACCTTGGCCGTGACGATGTCGCCGTGCACCCGCACCTCCGTGCGGGCGGGCCCCCGCCCGGGGATCGGCACGCCGGCGATGGTCCGGCCCAGCCCGCCGGACGCCTCGACGTCCTGCGCGGCCTCCGCGACGATGCGCGCGACGGACCGTTCACGGATCGTCGTCCTGCCCCGCTCGTCCTCGGTCATCGCGGCCGCCGCCCCGTGCGGCCCGTCGAGAAGATCTGACCGAGGTCGAGGCTGCCCTCGATGACCCGGCCGACCACGAAGCCGAGCGCGCCGAGGAACAGGACGAGGAAGAACGCGCCGGCGCCGCCGAACGCCCCGGCGAACCCCAGTGCCAGCCCGACGACCAGGCCGATCACGGGCCACGGCACTCGCACATCCATCTCGATCACCCTCTCGGCTCGGCGGGGCCCTCAGCCGCCATCGGCCACGTCCCCGATCACCACGTCCACCGTCCGCCGGCCGGCGAGCGGGCGCACCAGACGCCGTACGTCCTCGGCGATCTCGGCGAAGGGCCGCCCGTACCGGACGACCACCCCCACCTCGACCACCGCGTCGTGCACCGCGACCCCCGCGTAGGGGGGCCCGGCGCGGTAGGTCGCGATCCAGCCGCGCGGACCGGCCGTGAGCCCCTGGACGTCCGGGCACGCCATGGCCGCCGCGCCGATCCGCTCCGCCAGTTCGGCGAGCGGCTCCCGGCGGCCGGGCGCCGCGTCCGGGCGGGCGCCGGCCCCGCCGGTCCCCGCGGACGTCCTCCCGCCGGGCGGGACGTCCGGCCGCGACGCCTCGGCGGCGAATCCGGGCTCGCCCCACCCCGTGCCGCCGGCCGCGAACGGCCGGCCGGGCGGGGCGGGGCGGGACGCGCCCGCCACGTCCGTCC encodes:
- a CDS encoding dihydrofolate reductase family protein, whose amino-acid sequence is MSRVLSAHAVSVDGYISGRTPEGEKELDRGLGDAPMLFDWYFDGDTPSGEFDGFKLSEESRRVFDTAAARVGAVVAGRVTWEHSGRWGGDGPHPTAPLFVLSHGPVPGIGEKQTLVTGGIEDAVAAAREAAGDKDVALMGGGVLTSALEAGLVDEMILHQVPVLLGGGHAFFRELPEHVSLRLLEAVAAPGVTHLHYEVAR
- a CDS encoding DUF6286 domain-containing protein produces the protein MTAHAGARPATEPSTRPAATRKADRAARHTFRSQRVVPALAAALLMTAAGVLTAIEVISAALGHPAHIFPYGWVRDANWDGVYARAIFAALALIGVWFVLAAVLPGRSRIVPLHGRDPSLMMGVSRRGLKRSVAAAAEGAPGVSGVSRVRLGRRRVRVVAKTPVREPTGLDAEITRAVRERLDRLDPLPARSVAVRMKHREA
- a CDS encoding alkaline shock response membrane anchor protein AmaP, yielding MDRRNAHVNRTGLVILGLVLAAAGGLGLARGLGAFGKARASGPVLTAEARRFADGHGWFWPAVAAVAVVLALLGLSWMLAQLRSSRVRGLSLEPDIRAGATRVEAKAVTDALEAEIGEYPGVRRARALLVRSSQGAGLRLSILYGQEADPAELRRRIQDEALPRLHAALERESIPTVVRLRLTPREQPATVV
- a CDS encoding helix-turn-helix domain-containing protein — protein: MPPAGTPPDWTAVDIAVPAPSVRLPGVAMAGFRQRLPAPMDIAMVAHPSVTLLIDLSDGEGIVYGTPGLRRRGSFVAGLLPGDLRAGGQVGECLQIRLGPVAAAAVLGPSAELTGTVASLEDVWGRDAARVEDRLRAAASWDERFTIAADVLGRRPGGRTPVDPEVARTWLRTLAGRGRVRVDGLAGEVGWSRKRLWSRFRAQLGITPKRAARLVRFDRAAYLLAAGHAAAGVAAECGYADQSHLHREIRTFSGLTPAGVAAAPWLAIDDVAWPASWPTRIPARNGERLLR
- a CDS encoding Asp23/Gls24 family envelope stress response protein yields the protein MTEDERGRTTIRERSVARIVAEAAQDVEASGGLGRTIAGVPIPGRGPARTEVRVHGDIVTAKVALSVAYPMPVRAVAREVRQRVRERVAELTGLTVGQVDIEVAELGRPSAGERTVL
- a CDS encoding dihydrofolate reductase family protein, whose translation is MTGQNAHRTVTANITLSLDGRVNGPGGEYDMSWIVPHAMTSASRDHMVAVTGTATTALLGRKNFEGFAGFWPAVADDDSADPRDREFSRWLNAVEKVVFSGTLTEAAWDNARLAGTDPVTAVKRLREQEGGDIIVLASSSVIRGLLQAGEVDRLSITLCPELVGGGARLFPDGPSASWTLTSSQVTESGAICLLYDRADR
- a CDS encoding NAD-dependent epimerase/dehydratase family protein, with the translated sequence MILVTGGLGMIGAHTARALTDLGHEVVVTSHRRSEVPSFLAGRVTVEHLDVTDRDAFLGLADRHDISDIVHLAGSIPGDDPVRYFRTDTTGLLNALDAARAWGVRRFAVASSLGAYIGRSEIPWREELALPTADLPHLIIAFKKAVEPLTTHALQGSGVQPVVLRIGTIWGPLVDPESPFFHVPPYISAVLRGERPAPPHADDGGDCCYAPDAGRAIALLMEAPTLRHDTYNVSSGRPVANREFAAALEAVTPGLRLDLLPGRRNGPGEDPYLDIARLTADTGFTPEFDVATAVADYVAWRAGNPR
- a CDS encoding helix-turn-helix transcriptional regulator; the encoded protein is MTGSVVSPVLVGRDDEIAVLRAAYERARAGGPSTVLVGGEAGIGKSRLVATATGELPGDPLVLSGGCLELGSEGAPYVPFVAVLRDLVRRLGRDRVAALLPPGGAALGDLLPDLGPAPARYGPARLLEEMLTLLARAAEARPVVVLVEDLHWADASSREMFAYLARNLAGAAVLLVGTVRTGELAARHPNRRTLAELARGGAVAHVVLGPLEPRHVTALLAAVDGRQPDPARSVRVHRRSGGNPLFVEALSTAGETPPGDLRTLLLARVTDLPDPAREALEAMAVAGAELDDDLVRAVAGGPARELGDALVDLTERELVVARENGYAIRHDLIREAVYDALPPPRRRRMHARYAAALAGRAAPADPTAPADPTVSATALAQHWTAAGEFERALPAAWRAAERAGRQNAYDEQLHLLGLVLEHWPKVPEPAEAIGAGRTDVLERAATAAFNAGRSGAGVAYGTAALDEVDPAVEPERAARLLGLRGRLQSRINGGGRDDLRRAVALAPPGASRELRARLLSALAFVEFMALDLDDCRGHATQALDIADRLGDDALRAPALLVLGALHGTDGDLDQAASAFAEARRAADAAGDAYTFLTTFQWESTFLCDAGRYEEAVELARTGQSAAGRLGQARSRGSMLANARAVPLLFLGRWDEALHVVDEALALAPPPLYVAYLRLIAADIAHRRGQSELGGTLLRQITEFAVHTVGAAEAKAWLALLRLARALDEDDLDAADHIVGEHLATALDAWPPQETARLAVLGARVQRARRAAAPRNRRVQAETAERLADLARMLGSVRTSTPVLDAFRLTFRALTGSGGLPAWDAAAAAWRDLGNRHETAAVLAEAAAVALASNNRPGARSRLREARAIAADLGAAPLRARIDDLAARGRLTDAEGGTPDHAFGLTPRELDVLRLLAGGRTNQQIAAELFISANTVATHVTRILTKLGAASRTQAAAKARESGLLDGPP